A region of Clostridium acetobutylicum ATCC 824 DNA encodes the following proteins:
- a CDS encoding AAA domain-containing protein — translation MDTKIKVKELFSYLLSIKNMNEDVIRDVGKYDKLYWKNQLKSNKNIVVNLDNSQEIWLEIRKENKELYDSFFQLYLRIQKNNENIEIVCGNYMLSWCKDDRKIFHPIFTTKMELSFDAENAKFILKPYDNKTILELDMFSGIAIPNMDEIIKVKEEFEKSCLDIREMKNVKDILYKVTHYLSAEINPKGEIQKHVSSINSIKPSKYPVFYDEAVIIVRKTDNRLWNKELLSIIDSIEDGYPIPAPIKALVETQNIEENNEEVEAWKKINDNLLFPLHYNEEQKEIVKKLSDNFGVVVQGPPGTGKSHTIVNLICHLLANGKRVLVTSQTGRALRVLSDKIPKEVKPLCISLLGDDTKSLKDLDDSVRRITENLSLNPSDVSKEIKPLENELMFCRKYQEKTYSKIKELECIENKKLNVGGRAMTLMEIAKWVNKNEKQLNWIEDEIPIDLKCPFTNQQFGHFIYLLNNVGIDDLQKVNSSLKVLGEVPEYEEILRNFQNYTVKDHSKDKINLKGWAINYKKEVNIDHDKVIQLIDRAESKMEEIEKSWLKNVMTCYYFSDIERPEIKNLFVRSSEYIRRLSDIQTIIVSHKITMPEDMNFQKFSKDFKSIYARAKNKGKINKFFKIRHRNLNYIFNECAVDGEDLQFGDKIEILKLFLEKVDIQNKLMELWNSSVRKFKGDEIKKFDSNTFIKLEKQVKDIGDIVNWNANYKNKILLNMENITFLNKMDWYKKETYTKIKKGVISIKSIAEYEKAKAFLNGLVKLSRNTYGMEPMAEAIESRDIKKIKKAYSEVQRLKNMVETVKEINSLKNKIEKIAPIFTSKLLNSEKRSQYKNLNAAWKWKQMNDILEKSHRLKTENLEEIIENEKIKERVLIRRIVSKKAWLNEINNTTDIQKRSLYAWLQAVKRIGRGTGKFVLKYRKMAQMEMEKCKDCIPVWIMPLNKVIENIGLNSNLFDVVIFDESNQSDIFGISALFRGKRAVIVGDDKQISPQAVGIEEGSVDELINRHLKGIPHSQWFDLQTSLYNTALRVFPDRLLLREHFRCVPEIIGFSNMVSYSNEIIPLRYPKAKEAFSEPVKVVKVKDGLKDNIRQTNENEAKAIVNSIIECCSDTKYDNMTMGVISLLGEQQSELIESMLRHKLGEKEMLKRKILCGDAFSFQGDERDIMFLSLVVSNGSKISALTREADLRRFNVAASRARNQMWVFYSVDEDKLSDNCVRTKFLRYCLDPALNKNKINKEKMVLADEFEKDVFNNIRKRGYNVKPFDDLRKYKVDFIIEDASNRIAIACDSGNYNDLENWEKQRERQMALERVGWKFYRLKGSEFYRNPELTMDALCGKLENMGIKSIIT, via the coding sequence ATGGATACTAAAATTAAAGTAAAGGAATTATTTTCTTACTTGTTAAGTATAAAAAACATGAATGAAGACGTAATAAGAGATGTAGGGAAATATGATAAATTATATTGGAAAAATCAGCTTAAAAGCAATAAAAATATAGTTGTTAATCTGGATAATTCACAGGAAATATGGTTGGAAATAAGAAAGGAAAATAAAGAATTGTATGATTCTTTTTTTCAGCTTTATTTGCGAATACAGAAGAACAATGAAAATATTGAAATTGTGTGCGGAAATTACATGCTTTCATGGTGCAAGGATGATAGAAAGATATTCCACCCTATATTTACAACAAAAATGGAATTGAGTTTCGATGCGGAAAATGCGAAATTTATATTAAAACCATATGACAACAAAACTATTCTTGAATTGGATATGTTTTCGGGAATAGCAATTCCTAATATGGACGAGATAATAAAGGTTAAAGAGGAATTTGAGAAAAGCTGCTTGGATATTCGTGAAATGAAAAATGTTAAGGATATTCTATATAAGGTTACACACTATCTTAGTGCTGAAATAAATCCTAAAGGTGAAATACAAAAGCATGTATCATCAATTAATTCAATAAAACCCTCAAAGTATCCTGTGTTTTATGATGAAGCGGTTATAATTGTGAGGAAAACTGACAATAGACTTTGGAACAAAGAGCTTTTGAGTATTATAGATAGTATAGAGGATGGGTATCCAATTCCGGCGCCAATAAAGGCTCTTGTTGAAACTCAAAATATCGAAGAGAATAATGAAGAAGTTGAGGCTTGGAAAAAGATAAATGATAATTTATTATTTCCGCTTCATTACAATGAGGAACAAAAGGAAATTGTAAAGAAGCTTTCTGATAATTTTGGAGTCGTTGTTCAAGGACCTCCTGGTACAGGAAAGAGTCATACTATAGTAAATCTCATATGTCATTTACTAGCTAACGGAAAGAGAGTTTTGGTAACAAGCCAGACAGGAAGGGCGCTTCGTGTGCTTTCGGATAAAATACCTAAAGAAGTAAAACCTTTATGCATAAGTCTTTTAGGGGATGATACTAAATCACTTAAGGATCTTGATGATTCAGTAAGAAGAATAACTGAAAATCTATCATTAAATCCAAGCGATGTAAGTAAGGAAATAAAGCCATTAGAGAATGAGCTTATGTTTTGCAGAAAGTATCAAGAAAAAACATATAGCAAGATAAAAGAATTGGAGTGTATTGAGAATAAAAAGCTAAACGTAGGTGGAAGGGCAATGACCCTTATGGAGATAGCGAAATGGGTTAATAAAAATGAAAAACAGCTTAATTGGATAGAAGATGAAATTCCTATAGATTTAAAGTGTCCATTCACTAATCAACAGTTTGGACACTTTATATACCTACTAAATAATGTTGGGATAGATGATTTGCAGAAGGTGAATTCTTCTCTAAAAGTTTTAGGTGAAGTTCCTGAGTATGAGGAGATTTTAAGAAATTTTCAAAATTACACAGTTAAGGATCATAGTAAGGACAAGATAAATTTAAAAGGATGGGCTATAAACTATAAAAAAGAGGTTAATATAGATCATGATAAGGTTATACAGCTAATTGATAGAGCTGAAAGTAAGATGGAGGAGATTGAGAAGAGCTGGCTTAAAAATGTTATGACATGTTACTATTTTAGCGATATTGAGAGACCTGAAATAAAGAATTTGTTTGTTAGAAGCAGTGAGTACATACGCCGTCTTTCAGATATACAAACTATAATTGTTTCGCATAAAATCACAATGCCAGAAGACATGAATTTTCAAAAGTTTTCAAAGGATTTCAAAAGCATATATGCTAGGGCTAAAAATAAAGGCAAAATCAATAAGTTTTTTAAAATTAGACATAGAAATTTAAATTATATTTTTAATGAGTGTGCTGTTGATGGAGAGGATCTTCAATTTGGAGATAAGATTGAAATATTAAAGCTTTTTTTGGAAAAAGTGGATATTCAAAACAAGTTAATGGAGCTTTGGAATAGTAGTGTAAGAAAATTCAAAGGAGATGAAATTAAAAAGTTTGATTCGAATACTTTTATAAAGCTTGAAAAGCAGGTAAAGGATATTGGAGATATAGTTAATTGGAATGCCAATTATAAAAATAAGATACTCCTTAATATGGAAAATATAACGTTTTTAAATAAAATGGATTGGTATAAAAAGGAGACTTATACAAAGATAAAAAAAGGTGTAATTAGCATTAAAAGTATTGCTGAATATGAAAAAGCAAAAGCATTTTTAAATGGGCTGGTTAAGTTATCGAGAAATACCTATGGAATGGAACCTATGGCAGAAGCCATTGAAAGTAGAGATATCAAAAAAATTAAAAAGGCATACTCTGAAGTTCAAAGGCTAAAGAACATGGTAGAGACGGTAAAAGAGATAAATTCTCTTAAAAATAAAATCGAAAAAATAGCACCTATATTTACTAGTAAGCTTTTGAATTCTGAAAAAAGAAGTCAATATAAGAATTTAAATGCTGCTTGGAAGTGGAAGCAAATGAATGATATACTAGAAAAATCACATAGGTTAAAGACGGAAAATCTTGAAGAAATAATTGAAAATGAAAAAATTAAGGAAAGAGTACTTATTAGAAGGATTGTATCGAAAAAAGCTTGGCTAAATGAAATTAATAATACAACAGATATTCAAAAAAGAAGTCTTTATGCATGGCTTCAAGCTGTAAAAAGGATAGGTAGGGGAACAGGAAAATTTGTATTGAAGTATAGGAAAATGGCTCAAATGGAAATGGAAAAATGTAAAGATTGTATACCTGTTTGGATAATGCCTTTAAATAAGGTTATAGAAAATATCGGACTTAATTCCAATCTATTCGATGTTGTAATATTTGATGAGAGTAACCAAAGTGATATATTTGGTATAAGTGCTCTTTTTAGAGGCAAGAGAGCTGTTATAGTAGGGGACGATAAGCAAATAAGTCCTCAAGCGGTTGGAATTGAAGAAGGAAGTGTAGATGAACTTATAAATAGACATCTTAAGGGAATACCACATTCTCAATGGTTTGATTTACAGACAAGCCTTTACAATACTGCACTTAGAGTATTTCCGGACAGACTTCTTTTAAGAGAACATTTTAGATGTGTACCTGAAATAATAGGGTTTAGCAATATGGTAAGCTACTCAAATGAGATAATACCGCTTAGATATCCGAAGGCAAAAGAGGCCTTTAGTGAACCTGTGAAGGTTGTTAAGGTAAAAGACGGATTAAAGGATAATATAAGGCAAACAAATGAAAATGAAGCAAAGGCAATTGTAAATAGTATAATAGAATGTTGTTCAGACACCAAATATGATAACATGACTATGGGAGTTATATCTCTTCTTGGAGAACAGCAATCTGAACTCATTGAGAGTATGCTTAGGCATAAACTAGGAGAGAAGGAAATGCTTAAAAGAAAGATTTTATGTGGAGATGCATTTTCTTTTCAAGGAGATGAAAGAGATATAATGTTTTTATCTTTGGTAGTTTCAAATGGAAGTAAAATCTCCGCACTAACACGTGAAGCGGACTTAAGAAGATTTAACGTTGCTGCTAGTAGAGCGAGAAATCAAATGTGGGTATTTTATTCAGTAGATGAGGACAAGCTGAGCGATAATTGTGTTAGAACGAAATTTTTAAGGTACTGTCTTGATCCTGCCTTAAATAAAAATAAAATTAATAAAGAGAAGATGGTTCTTGCAGATGAGTTTGAAAAGGATGTCTTCAATAATATAAGAAAAAGAGGATACAATGTAAAGCCTTTTGATGATCTTAGAAAATATAAAGTTGATTTTATAATAGAAGATGCTTCAAATAGAATTGCTATTGCTTGTGACAGTGGAAATTATAATGACCTTGAAAATTGGGAGAAGCAAAGAGAAAGGCAAATGGCACTTGAAAGGGTAGGATGGAAGTTCTATAGGCTAAAGGGAAGTGAGTTTTATAGAAATCCAGAGTTAACAATGGATGCACTCTGTGGCAAGCTAGAAAATATGGGTATAAAAAGTATAATTACTTAG
- a CDS encoding LacI family DNA-binding transcriptional regulator, which translates to MAASIKDVAREARVSIATVSRVLNNVDVVNEETKKKVMEAIKKLDYRPNIVARSLKTQRTRTIGIVIPDISSQFYPEIVRGAEDVSNIYNYNVILCNTDLDISKEKDYIRVLKEKMVDGVIYMSNSLAPEILQLLRDLKIPTVLVETRESEDENAFPSVTIDNAKAAYDAVNYLIKKGNNKIAYVGVNPKLKNNARAIIYEGYKKALLDNNIPLNENLIQFGGLKAIDGTDGINVIIKKEKIDAVFCACDEIAMGAINALRENGIDVPKDVDVVGFDNIYTSSIFYPKLTTIEQPTYDMGSVGMRMLIKIINKAEPECLHYVLDYNIIERDSCK; encoded by the coding sequence ATGGCTGCCTCTATTAAAGATGTCGCTAGAGAAGCGAGAGTATCTATTGCAACAGTTTCAAGAGTTCTAAACAATGTAGACGTTGTAAATGAAGAGACTAAGAAAAAAGTAATGGAAGCAATTAAAAAGTTAGATTATAGACCTAATATCGTAGCAAGAAGTTTAAAAACGCAAAGAACAAGAACAATTGGAATCGTTATACCTGATATATCAAGCCAGTTTTACCCAGAGATAGTAAGGGGAGCGGAAGATGTGTCTAATATATATAATTATAATGTAATTTTATGTAATACAGATTTAGATATATCGAAAGAAAAAGATTACATTAGAGTTCTTAAGGAGAAGATGGTTGATGGAGTTATTTACATGAGTAATTCCTTAGCACCTGAAATACTTCAATTATTAAGAGATCTTAAGATTCCTACAGTGCTTGTTGAGACAAGGGAAAGTGAAGACGAGAATGCCTTTCCAAGTGTAACAATAGATAATGCTAAAGCTGCCTATGATGCAGTAAATTATTTAATTAAAAAGGGTAACAATAAAATTGCTTATGTAGGTGTAAACCCTAAATTAAAAAATAATGCTAGAGCTATAATCTATGAAGGATACAAGAAGGCTCTTTTAGATAACAATATTCCGCTTAATGAAAATTTAATACAATTTGGTGGTTTGAAGGCTATAGATGGAACAGACGGAATAAATGTTATAATTAAAAAGGAAAAGATTGATGCTGTTTTTTGTGCATGTGATGAGATAGCTATGGGAGCTATAAATGCACTTAGAGAAAATGGTATAGATGTTCCAAAGGATGTAGATGTTGTAGGCTTTGACAATATTTATACATCATCAATATTTTATCCAAAGCTTACTACAATAGAGCAACCTACTTACGATATGGGATCTGTTGGAATGAGAATGCTTATAAAAATAATAAATAAAGCAGAACCAGAATGTCTTCATTATGTACTTGATTACAATATAATTGAGAGAGATTCATGTAAATAA